One genomic region from Anabaena sp. PCC 7108 encodes:
- a CDS encoding uracil-DNA glycosylase family protein, protein MSNDNQLSLFDESSFNQKDLIPTDSKIPIPAETYPQMADLAQHCHICQRCELGKTRTHAVVGRGNLQATIMIIGEAPGQQEDETGLPFVGKSGQLLDKILASVELNPDQDVYICNIVKCRPPENRVPTTDEMAACKPYLLEQIRLVDPKIILLTGATAVKAITGDKRQITKIRGQWLEWSGRLCMPIFHPSYLLRNPAKDKGSPKWLMWQDIQAVRKKFDEIRNY, encoded by the coding sequence ATGAGCAACGATAACCAACTTAGCCTTTTTGACGAATCAAGTTTTAACCAAAAAGATTTAATTCCCACAGATTCTAAAATTCCCATTCCTGCTGAAACTTACCCCCAAATGGCAGATTTGGCACAGCATTGTCATATCTGTCAACGTTGTGAACTGGGGAAAACTCGTACTCATGCTGTAGTCGGACGTGGGAATTTGCAAGCTACTATTATGATTATTGGGGAAGCACCGGGGCAACAAGAAGACGAAACCGGTTTACCATTTGTGGGTAAATCAGGGCAATTACTAGATAAAATTTTGGCATCAGTAGAATTAAATCCAGATCAGGACGTATATATTTGTAATATTGTTAAATGTCGTCCACCAGAAAATCGAGTGCCGACAACTGATGAAATGGCAGCTTGTAAGCCTTATTTATTAGAACAAATTCGTTTAGTTGACCCGAAAATTATTTTATTAACAGGTGCAACTGCTGTAAAAGCTATAACTGGCGATAAGCGACAAATTACGAAAATTCGCGGTCAATGGTTAGAGTGGTCAGGTCGTTTATGTATGCCGATTTTTCACCCTTCTTATTTGTTGCGTAACCCTGCTAAAGACAAGGGTTCTCCTAAATGGTTAATGTGGCAGGATATACAGGCGGTACGGAAAAAGTTTGATGAAATTCGCAATTACTAA
- a CDS encoding zinc-dependent metalloprotease, with product MNKVTFYIVLLHSLFLGMGNACAQSLPINRLKPGTEAGLKVAENTLPASKIWVIDQNKLVKKQPFMWVVQDSHKARQQPFLQIAKTSNQPKKKPNSSKKPSKINELDSFSEVVKDSQKLDGIFTIYRQKENNKIYLEIKPEQLEKNFLATATLESGIGERGIYSGMPLQDFLFYFQRVENNLQFIVRNVNFRTREGDPQARSLARSFSDSILYTIPIKSINPERKTILIDLGDLLLTDLAGLSAGLELAANPDQNYFGNAKVFPSNLEIESVFNFSSSGSNNQNFEVLPDSRGFRLRVHYSLSELPKNNYQPRLADDRVGYFLTAYQDLSTDDRNDPFVRYINRWNLEKQDPQAAISPPKKPIVFWIDNAVPVEYRSAIKEGVLMWNQAFLKAGFKDAIEVRQMPDNATWDAADVRYNTIRWINTVDGYFAMGPSRSNPLTGEILDADILVDASFLRALKNDYRQIVLPNQTQTRTSLSALMQNRLLCNKGDKTAKGLLGNLSKLAGEYDLCYGIEAANQFAFGSLAMSLLPNITPTKEQVQDYIHQYLRLIIAHEVGHTLGLRHNFRGSTLLPPEEMNNLEISRSKGLTSSVMDYIPPNIAPQGTPQGDYFPSMVGTYDDWAIQYGYSPFEAKTPIAEKPFLDKIAEQSTKPELSYSPDEDTSDIDPTSAAWDNSGNVLVYSQWQLDNSRAIWKRLNQSFPMAGESYSDLSDRFETVLGNYLQQLFYTSKYVGGQSFYRVHPSQGKDQLPFVAVPVEQQRQALATLQKYVFAEDALNFSPELLNKLAPSRWRHWGSPVKTGRLDYPIHNLVLFIQSAVLGDLLSGDRLSRLKDMELKSKAGKSLTLPELFDTLQNGIWTEVLQPKDKLKISSLRRGLQREYLNLLMAMVLRKEAVPEDARTLAWYKLKQLDSKLSGVNSEDEYTKAFLLETRDRIEKTLNAQLQGN from the coding sequence ATGAATAAAGTAACCTTTTATATCGTTTTGTTACACAGTTTATTTTTAGGAATGGGAAATGCTTGCGCCCAGTCACTACCAATTAATCGACTCAAACCGGGAACAGAAGCAGGGTTAAAGGTGGCTGAGAACACATTACCAGCATCAAAAATCTGGGTGATTGATCAAAATAAACTAGTAAAAAAACAACCTTTTATGTGGGTAGTTCAAGATTCACATAAAGCCAGACAGCAACCATTTTTGCAAATTGCTAAAACTTCTAATCAGCCGAAAAAAAAGCCTAACTCCAGCAAGAAACCATCTAAAATAAATGAGCTAGATTCATTTAGTGAAGTAGTGAAAGATAGTCAAAAGCTAGATGGTATATTCACTATTTATCGCCAAAAAGAGAACAATAAAATATATTTAGAAATTAAACCAGAACAACTAGAGAAAAACTTCTTAGCTACAGCCACATTAGAATCTGGTATTGGTGAAAGAGGTATTTACAGTGGAATGCCATTACAAGATTTTTTATTTTATTTCCAACGAGTAGAGAATAACTTACAGTTTATTGTCCGTAATGTTAATTTTCGTACCCGTGAAGGAGATCCCCAAGCGCGATCTCTAGCTCGCTCTTTTAGTGACTCTATTCTCTATACTATCCCAATTAAAAGTATTAATCCAGAACGTAAAACTATTCTGATTGATTTAGGTGACTTGCTGCTGACAGATTTAGCTGGATTGTCTGCGGGTTTAGAATTAGCTGCTAATCCTGACCAAAACTATTTTGGCAATGCTAAAGTCTTTCCTAGTAATTTAGAAATTGAGTCTGTTTTCAATTTCTCTAGCAGTGGTAGCAATAATCAAAATTTTGAGGTGTTACCAGATAGTCGCGGCTTTAGACTGAGAGTCCATTACAGCCTTTCTGAATTACCCAAAAATAATTATCAACCTCGATTAGCAGACGATAGAGTCGGTTATTTTCTCACCGCTTATCAAGATTTATCCACAGATGATCGCAATGATCCTTTTGTGCGTTATATTAATCGCTGGAATTTAGAAAAACAAGATCCCCAAGCCGCAATTTCTCCACCCAAAAAGCCAATAGTTTTCTGGATTGATAATGCTGTACCTGTGGAGTACCGGAGTGCGATTAAAGAAGGTGTCTTGATGTGGAATCAAGCCTTTTTAAAAGCGGGATTTAAGGATGCAATCGAAGTCCGGCAAATGCCAGATAATGCCACATGGGATGCAGCAGACGTTCGTTACAACACAATCCGCTGGATTAATACTGTAGATGGATATTTTGCGATGGGACCATCTCGTAGTAATCCTTTAACTGGAGAAATTTTAGATGCAGATATTCTTGTAGATGCTAGTTTTCTGCGGGCATTAAAAAACGATTATCGTCAAATTGTTTTACCTAACCAAACACAAACTCGTACTTCCTTATCAGCATTGATGCAAAATCGTCTGCTTTGCAACAAAGGTGATAAAACGGCTAAAGGATTATTAGGCAATTTATCCAAATTAGCAGGAGAGTATGATTTATGTTACGGAATAGAAGCTGCTAACCAATTTGCTTTTGGTTCACTGGCGATGTCTCTATTGCCAAATATTACTCCGACCAAAGAGCAGGTACAAGATTATATTCATCAATATTTACGTTTAATTATTGCCCATGAAGTTGGTCATACTTTAGGTTTGCGACACAATTTTCGTGGTAGTACCCTCTTACCACCAGAGGAGATGAATAATCTAGAAATTAGCCGTAGCAAAGGCTTGACATCATCAGTAATGGATTATATTCCCCCCAATATTGCCCCTCAGGGTACACCGCAGGGAGATTATTTTCCGAGTATGGTGGGAACTTATGATGACTGGGCAATTCAGTATGGCTACTCTCCCTTTGAAGCTAAAACTCCCATTGCGGAAAAACCATTTTTAGATAAAATTGCTGAACAATCAACAAAACCAGAGTTGAGTTATTCTCCTGATGAGGATACATCTGATATTGATCCGACTTCGGCAGCTTGGGATAATAGCGGTAATGTGCTAGTTTATTCTCAATGGCAGTTGGATAATTCCCGTGCTATCTGGAAACGTTTAAATCAAAGTTTTCCAATGGCTGGAGAAAGTTATAGTGATTTAAGCGATCGCTTTGAAACTGTCTTAGGTAATTATTTACAGCAGTTATTTTATACTAGTAAATATGTTGGTGGACAGTCTTTTTATCGAGTTCATCCCAGTCAAGGAAAAGACCAATTACCATTTGTAGCAGTTCCAGTAGAACAACAACGACAGGCATTAGCAACGCTGCAAAAGTATGTATTTGCTGAAGATGCACTGAATTTTTCCCCAGAATTACTCAATAAATTAGCACCTTCTCGGTGGCGACATTGGGGTAGTCCTGTCAAGACAGGACGTTTAGATTATCCAATTCATAATTTGGTATTGTTTATTCAGAGTGCTGTGTTAGGGGATTTACTTTCAGGAGATCGTCTTTCTCGTCTCAAGGATATGGAATTGAAAAGTAAAGCTGGTAAATCATTGACTTTACCTGAGTTATTCGATACTTTGCAAAATGGAATTTGGACAGAAGTTTTACAACCCAAAGATAAATTAAAAATTTCTAGTTTGCGACGAGGTTTACAACGGGAATACCTGAACCTGTTGATGGCTATGGTGTTACGGAAAGAAGCCGTACCAGAAGATGCTCGGACTTTGGCTTGGTATAAACTCAAACAATTGGATAGTAAACTGAGTGGAGTGAATTCCGAAGATGAATATACCAAAGCTTTCCTATTAGAAACGCGCGATCGCATTGAGAAAACTTTAAACGCACAATTACAAGGAAATTAA